A window of the Nitrospiraceae bacterium genome harbors these coding sequences:
- a CDS encoding sigma-54 dependent transcriptional regulator, producing the protein MKGLRILIVDDEPLMRLSMADALEAVGYDVQAAASGTEGIEAIRLREFDLVITDLRLPGADGLAVLKATKEKAPQTDVVVITAHGSVETAVGAMKLGAFDYITKPFQMDELLLIVERAGKVIALRRENQDLKETLEDKFSFGGILGTNSQMRAVLDKIKLVAATDSTVLILGESGTGKELVANAIHQNSPRSHYPLIKVSCAALPETLLEAELFGHEKGAFTGALRQRRGRFELAHKGTLFLDEIGEISPVVQVKLLRVLQERKFERVGGNDTIDVDVRLVCATQKDLRKEVAQGRFREDLFYRLNVVHVVIPPLRQRQEDTMLIAEHVLNTCSVKMNKKLRGFSQQARELLLRYSFPGNVRELENMVERAVALGRDRDAIQPSDLCGFQSCPFAGGAPQESCGFCSEGLSGVGTRRHAQPLTSLATAREQFEREYIVAVLERVEGSRTTASKILGLSRKALWEKCKRYKIPSAKGEAEEEGE; encoded by the coding sequence ATGAAGGGACTCAGAATCCTCATCGTCGATGATGAGCCGTTGATGCGGCTTTCGATGGCGGATGCTTTGGAAGCCGTGGGCTATGACGTTCAGGCTGCGGCATCCGGGACGGAGGGGATCGAGGCCATCCGCCTGCGCGAATTCGATCTTGTGATCACAGACTTGCGTTTGCCCGGCGCGGACGGTTTGGCGGTTCTGAAGGCAACCAAGGAGAAGGCTCCTCAGACCGATGTGGTGGTGATCACAGCGCACGGATCCGTCGAAACGGCGGTGGGAGCGATGAAGCTCGGCGCCTTTGACTACATCACCAAGCCGTTTCAAATGGATGAGTTGCTGCTGATCGTCGAGCGTGCCGGCAAGGTGATCGCGTTGCGGCGGGAAAATCAGGATCTCAAGGAAACCCTGGAAGACAAGTTCAGCTTCGGCGGGATTCTCGGAACCAACAGCCAGATGCGGGCGGTGCTCGATAAGATCAAGCTGGTGGCGGCGACCGATTCCACGGTCTTGATACTGGGTGAAAGCGGGACAGGGAAAGAACTGGTCGCCAACGCCATTCACCAGAATAGTCCGCGGAGCCACTATCCCTTGATTAAAGTGAGTTGTGCCGCGCTCCCTGAAACGCTGCTCGAAGCCGAACTCTTCGGTCATGAGAAGGGCGCCTTCACGGGAGCGCTTCGCCAGCGACGGGGTCGGTTCGAACTGGCGCATAAAGGCACGCTGTTTCTGGACGAGATCGGGGAAATTTCTCCGGTTGTGCAAGTGAAGCTGCTCCGCGTGTTGCAAGAGAGAAAGTTTGAGCGGGTCGGTGGCAACGACACCATCGATGTTGATGTCCGGCTCGTCTGCGCGACGCAAAAGGATCTCCGCAAAGAAGTGGCGCAAGGCCGGTTTCGCGAAGACCTCTTCTATCGTCTCAACGTCGTGCATGTTGTGATTCCTCCGCTGCGTCAGCGGCAGGAAGATACCATGCTGATCGCCGAGCATGTGCTGAACACCTGCTCGGTCAAGATGAACAAGAAGTTGCGAGGCTTCTCGCAACAGGCCAGGGAACTGCTCCTGCGCTATTCGTTTCCTGGGAACGTTCGGGAATTGGAAAACATGGTCGAACGTGCGGTGGCGTTGGGACGGGACCGAGACGCAATCCAACCATCCGATCTCTGTGGGTTCCAATCCTGTCCCTTCGCCGGTGGCGCACCCCAGGAATCGTGCGGCTTTTGCAGCGAGGGACTTTCCGGGGTAGGGACACGACGGCATGCGCAGCCCTTGACCTCGTTGGCCACAGCGCGCGAGCAATTCGAGCGGGAATATATCGTCGCTGTGTTGGAACGGGTTGAAGGAAGCCGGACGACGGCGTCGAAAATTCTGGGGCTCTCGCGCAAGGCTCTCTGGGAAAAATGCAAGCGGTACAAAATCCCGTCGGCGAAGGGCGAAGCGGAGGAGGAAGGCGAGTAA
- a CDS encoding WD40 repeat domain-containing protein, with protein sequence MADPVTTTPIAPTHSSSSAGPGMTKQPVDCLEYWKADAREIRTFRGHSHGVWSVAFAPDGLTLASGGVDRLVRIWEIETGRLLRSLRGHTNDIRAVVYTPDGQTLATGSDDRTIRLWNPRTGEPLKLLFTRYDHNVCSLSLSPDGLMLARGSHNKDIKIWEVTTGTELMTLLGKDQYDHHWSPCVAFSPDGIHLASGSDIGKIKLWEVLPSGEEKVLHNGHWKEDEEDSTETRGYYIEDDGGFQKPMDYWIGAMTFTPDAKTLITGSRDTTIKLFDLPNVLERRTLTGHTGWVRSLAVSPDGKVLISASDDQTIKFWDLSTGRVFRTLKGHSGGVRTVVLSSDGTRLASAAWDRTVKLWECGPEHQE encoded by the coding sequence ATGGCTGACCCTGTTACAACGACGCCGATCGCACCAACCCATTCCTCAAGCTCAGCAGGACCGGGAATGACCAAGCAACCGGTCGACTGTCTCGAATATTGGAAAGCCGACGCGAGGGAAATTCGAACATTCCGTGGCCACTCTCACGGAGTCTGGTCGGTGGCCTTTGCACCGGATGGGTTGACCCTAGCGAGTGGAGGCGTGGATCGTCTCGTCCGGATTTGGGAAATTGAAACGGGGCGGCTGCTCCGGTCTCTCAGGGGACATACGAACGATATCCGGGCAGTGGTCTATACGCCTGATGGACAGACTCTCGCAACAGGAAGCGACGATCGAACCATCCGGCTCTGGAATCCTCGGACCGGCGAACCATTGAAACTGCTCTTCACCCGCTATGATCACAACGTGTGCAGTCTTTCTCTGTCACCCGACGGCCTCATGCTGGCCCGAGGGAGCCACAACAAAGACATCAAGATTTGGGAAGTCACGACCGGCACCGAGCTCATGACCCTGCTCGGAAAAGACCAATATGACCACCACTGGTCGCCTTGTGTCGCGTTTTCACCAGACGGAATCCATCTCGCCAGCGGCAGCGATATCGGCAAAATTAAGCTTTGGGAAGTCCTCCCGAGTGGAGAAGAAAAAGTGCTCCACAACGGCCACTGGAAAGAAGATGAGGAAGACTCGACGGAAACACGCGGGTATTACATCGAGGACGACGGCGGCTTCCAAAAGCCGATGGATTATTGGATCGGCGCCATGACGTTTACGCCCGATGCAAAGACGCTCATCACAGGAAGTCGCGATACCACAATCAAGCTCTTCGACTTGCCGAATGTCCTCGAACGACGGACCTTGACGGGACACACGGGATGGGTCCGTTCGCTGGCTGTCAGCCCTGACGGGAAAGTCCTCATTAGCGCCAGCGACGATCAGACGATCAAGTTCTGGGATCTCTCGACCGGCCGCGTGTTCCGGACCCTGAAGGGACATAGCGGCGGTGTTCGTACGGTGGTCCTGTCATCCGACGGCACGAGACTGGCCAGCGCGGCCTGGGACCGGACGGTGAAACTGTGGGAGTGCGGGCCGGAACATCAAGAATAG
- a CDS encoding 4Fe-4S dicluster domain-containing protein yields MATDPKYGRRDFFKDSVLSVAKAAREFSIHSNETPEKPAAPLRTDWLRPPGAVDEALFLERCTKCSDCVKACPHGSIVFHQQDGTPVIFPDQVPCYLCDDTPCIAACATEALVPVGERDDIRMGLATVSHQLCTAAQGCHACASKCPTQALSMDFDVQRLVVTAERCVGCGQCEQVCKTVNDHIAIKVTPARLCPQKYP; encoded by the coding sequence GTGGCCACCGATCCGAAATACGGCCGGCGCGACTTCTTCAAAGACTCGGTCCTATCTGTTGCCAAAGCCGCTCGTGAATTTTCCATCCATAGCAACGAGACGCCTGAAAAACCGGCCGCGCCGCTTCGCACGGATTGGCTGCGTCCTCCTGGCGCGGTCGACGAGGCGTTGTTTCTCGAGCGGTGCACGAAATGCAGCGACTGCGTAAAGGCCTGCCCACACGGCTCGATCGTCTTCCATCAGCAGGACGGAACGCCCGTAATTTTTCCGGATCAAGTTCCATGCTATCTCTGTGACGACACGCCGTGTATTGCCGCCTGCGCCACCGAAGCCTTGGTGCCGGTCGGGGAACGAGATGACATTCGGATGGGGCTCGCAACGGTGTCGCATCAGTTGTGTACGGCGGCGCAAGGTTGTCATGCCTGTGCGTCCAAGTGCCCGACGCAGGCCCTCTCAATGGATTTTGACGTCCAACGCCTGGTCGTAACGGCTGAACGTTGTGTGGGCTGTGGCCAATGTGAGCAAGTCTGTAAAACGGTGAATGATCACATCGCCATCAAAGTGACACCGGCTCGTCTTTGTCCACAGAAGTACCCCTGA
- a CDS encoding molecular chaperone TorD family protein, which yields MTSKQPVPASQSAAAVMTNPPAIKDSPAVERALSRSKLYLLLSWSLLYPEDEEFLDYMQCGEFVEDGRAALDALQAALDGFGGERAKQKIALLQKHFDHIEKLVVSECVNWQLSDLQSEHRRVFSNVITLDCPPYETLFGNDHVFAQSHVMGDIAGFYKAFGVELSKDIHERLDHLSVEFEFMHFLAYKESYSRCHDSAEKTQIVVDAQKKFVKNHIGRWVPLFCRMLVKKADSGLFKIVADMTSDWMDFEAAFLNVTAQPYSEADYRPATFNAPEGQTYECGAQDQGNELSLLLNETGAQNFMDHKDKEQDKEEGGPVGTA from the coding sequence ATGACGAGTAAACAGCCAGTGCCTGCTTCACAGTCCGCAGCCGCTGTAATGACTAACCCCCCAGCAATCAAAGATTCTCCAGCAGTCGAACGAGCCCTCAGTCGCAGCAAGTTGTACCTCCTCCTTTCGTGGAGCCTCCTCTATCCGGAGGACGAAGAATTTCTCGATTACATGCAATGCGGAGAATTCGTCGAAGACGGCCGCGCCGCACTCGATGCGTTGCAGGCTGCACTCGATGGTTTTGGCGGCGAACGGGCCAAACAGAAGATTGCGCTCTTGCAGAAGCATTTTGACCACATTGAAAAACTCGTCGTCTCGGAGTGTGTGAATTGGCAACTTTCCGACCTGCAATCCGAACATCGACGCGTGTTCAGCAATGTGATCACGCTCGACTGTCCGCCTTACGAAACTCTGTTCGGGAACGACCACGTGTTTGCCCAATCGCACGTCATGGGCGACATTGCCGGCTTCTACAAGGCGTTCGGCGTAGAATTGTCGAAAGACATTCACGAACGACTGGATCACCTCAGTGTCGAATTCGAATTCATGCATTTCCTCGCCTATAAAGAATCTTACTCCCGCTGTCATGACAGCGCAGAGAAAACCCAGATCGTAGTCGATGCCCAGAAGAAATTCGTCAAGAATCACATCGGGCGCTGGGTGCCGCTCTTCTGCCGGATGCTGGTGAAGAAGGCTGATTCAGGCCTGTTCAAGATCGTGGCGGACATGACCTCAGACTGGATGGACTTCGAAGCCGCGTTTTTAAACGTAACCGCGCAACCCTACTCAGAGGCCGATTATCGGCCTGCCACCTTCAATGCCCCTGAAGGCCAAACGTACGAATGCGGTGCGCAGGATCAAGGCAACGAACTGAGTCTGTTGCTGAACGAAACGGGTGCACAGAATTTCATGGATCACAAGGACAAAGAGCAAGACAAGGAGGAGGGGGGGCCGGTCGGAACCGCCTAG
- a CDS encoding ethylbenzene dehydrogenase-related protein, producing MRVVQTHNKHVVFGILLSALIVGVMLTIGQVPLAVSQPVTIPAKTVKGPIPMDGANPVWESVPGVIVPLSGQLITTPMHPNISVKSVFVKAMTNGKEVGLRLEWNDQTKNDTTIGPQDFRDQVAIMFPVNTSGAPPFQCMGQSGGTTNIWRWNAEWQKDLGKDSAGIWDVDDQYPGIFWDYYFEEPAGGVTYPDRIGRSLGPFNPGIWSGNIMSDPTLRVSSVEDLNANGFSTLTTQAHQDVIGNGVWEPAGSVKGGGYSGPTWRVVVKRSLETGDANDVQLKGGMTVPIAFAVWDGNNIERNGMKALSTWFSLKL from the coding sequence ATGAGAGTAGTGCAGACACACAACAAGCATGTGGTGTTTGGCATTCTTCTCTCTGCGTTGATCGTCGGCGTGATGTTGACGATCGGGCAGGTACCGTTGGCCGTCAGCCAACCGGTGACCATTCCGGCGAAGACCGTCAAGGGGCCGATCCCGATGGATGGCGCGAACCCGGTTTGGGAGAGCGTCCCGGGCGTGATCGTGCCGCTCAGCGGCCAGCTGATTACCACGCCAATGCATCCGAACATCTCCGTGAAATCGGTGTTTGTGAAGGCGATGACCAACGGCAAAGAGGTCGGGTTGCGTCTGGAATGGAATGACCAGACCAAGAATGATACAACCATTGGTCCGCAGGACTTCCGCGACCAGGTTGCCATCATGTTCCCGGTCAATACCTCTGGTGCGCCACCGTTCCAATGCATGGGCCAATCCGGCGGGACCACCAACATTTGGCGGTGGAACGCGGAGTGGCAGAAGGATCTCGGTAAGGACAGCGCCGGGATTTGGGACGTCGACGATCAATATCCCGGGATTTTCTGGGACTATTACTTTGAAGAGCCTGCGGGCGGTGTGACCTATCCGGATCGGATTGGGCGCAGCCTCGGACCCTTCAATCCCGGAATCTGGTCCGGCAATATCATGTCTGACCCGACGTTGCGCGTGAGCTCGGTCGAGGACCTGAATGCCAACGGCTTCAGCACCCTCACGACGCAGGCTCACCAAGACGTAATCGGGAACGGCGTGTGGGAACCGGCAGGATCCGTCAAGGGCGGAGGGTATTCCGGCCCAACCTGGCGCGTGGTCGTCAAGCGATCACTGGAGACCGGTGATGCTAACGACGTCCAGCTCAAGGGCGGCATGACGGTACCAATTGCATTCGCCGTATGGGATGGTAACAACATCGAGCGTAATGGGATGAAGGCGCTCTCCACCTGGTTCTCGCTCAAGCTATAA
- a CDS encoding radical SAM protein, translated as MKVSLLFPPTWHPSQPYLSLPSLTGFLKQSGVTGVSQRDLGIELLDHVLTRSYGADLYQQLIEKRRALDHERTGETGPGSAEHHARIVESLDRFPYLIDRIEPAKETLRGEGFYDMEAYRESLFLIDKWLELISTLYFPTRMTVVDNQFSTYSIYSSKDLMTVIRDESQNPYISLFRESFLPSILGGHPDLIGVSITATSQIIPGLTLCRLIKERAPEVHVTIGGSIFTRLVDNLRRCQNLFDLTDDIIVFEGETALLELVNQLAGKKDFSKVPNLIYRQNGKIIVNQPFYSENVNQLPAPNYDGFPLNRYLSPEPVLPVQFSRGCYYKDCAFCALTLDHQNFRQKEPARTVGELEWLKQRYGAQFFFFTDECFALSPTKRLCQQMIERQLDVKWTCEMRFEKHLTRDLLASMRDAGCLKIVFGLESFNQRIMDFMKKGIKQEWVRRISDDCVDLGIAVHCYIIVGFPTEKEEEALETMNFIVQNKRLNESYGFSCQPCLFDLEKEAPIMSDPGGYGIRRIMRPAAEDLSLGFFYEVQEGMTPDQAERLYQHVYEKISEVVCELPFNYSMADGLLYIARAKAQPVTVAQSAGS; from the coding sequence ATGAAAGTGTCTCTGCTTTTTCCCCCTACCTGGCACCCGTCCCAACCGTACCTCAGCCTTCCCTCTCTGACCGGATTTCTCAAGCAATCAGGGGTCACGGGTGTCTCCCAGCGGGACCTCGGCATCGAATTGTTGGATCATGTTCTGACTCGGTCCTATGGAGCTGATCTCTATCAACAGCTGATAGAGAAACGCCGGGCGCTGGACCATGAGCGGACCGGGGAGACAGGGCCAGGAAGTGCGGAGCATCACGCTCGCATCGTGGAGTCGTTGGACCGGTTCCCCTATTTGATCGATCGGATCGAGCCAGCCAAAGAGACGCTGCGAGGTGAAGGTTTCTATGACATGGAGGCCTACCGCGAAAGTCTGTTTCTGATCGATAAATGGCTGGAACTGATTTCCACGCTGTACTTTCCCACCCGCATGACGGTCGTCGACAATCAATTCAGCACCTATTCCATCTATTCGTCCAAGGATCTGATGACAGTGATCCGGGACGAGAGCCAAAATCCCTATATCAGCCTGTTTCGTGAGTCGTTTCTACCCTCGATCCTCGGAGGCCATCCCGACTTAATCGGAGTGTCCATTACGGCGACGTCCCAGATCATCCCGGGCCTCACGCTTTGCCGCCTCATCAAGGAACGTGCACCGGAGGTCCATGTTACGATCGGAGGAAGCATTTTCACCAGGCTCGTGGATAACCTGCGCCGCTGCCAGAATCTCTTTGATTTGACCGACGACATCATCGTCTTCGAAGGAGAAACGGCGCTGCTCGAGCTCGTGAATCAACTGGCCGGGAAGAAAGACTTCAGTAAGGTGCCGAACTTGATCTATCGCCAGAACGGCAAGATCATCGTGAACCAGCCGTTCTATTCGGAGAACGTCAACCAACTCCCGGCCCCCAACTACGACGGCTTTCCACTCAACCGCTATTTATCTCCGGAGCCGGTTCTGCCGGTCCAATTCTCACGCGGCTGTTACTACAAAGATTGCGCGTTTTGCGCGCTCACCCTGGATCATCAGAACTTCCGCCAAAAGGAACCGGCCCGCACCGTCGGAGAGTTGGAATGGCTGAAACAGCGTTATGGGGCGCAATTCTTCTTCTTTACCGACGAATGTTTCGCGCTGTCGCCGACCAAGCGGTTGTGCCAGCAGATGATCGAGCGGCAGCTTGATGTGAAATGGACCTGCGAGATGCGGTTCGAAAAGCATCTGACGCGTGACCTGCTGGCTTCGATGCGGGATGCCGGATGTCTCAAGATTGTCTTTGGTCTCGAATCGTTCAACCAGCGGATCATGGATTTCATGAAAAAAGGGATCAAACAAGAGTGGGTCCGCCGCATTTCGGACGACTGTGTCGATCTCGGCATCGCCGTCCATTGTTACATCATCGTGGGATTCCCGACGGAAAAGGAAGAGGAGGCCCTCGAGACGATGAATTTTATCGTGCAGAACAAGCGGCTCAACGAGTCGTACGGCTTCTCCTGTCAGCCCTGCTTGTTCGATTTGGAGAAGGAAGCTCCGATTATGAGCGACCCCGGCGGATACGGAATTCGTCGGATTATGCGGCCCGCCGCGGAAGATTTGAGTTTAGGATTCTTTTACGAGGTGCAGGAGGGAATGACCCCGGATCAGGCTGAACGGCTCTACCAGCATGTGTATGAAAAAATCAGTGAGGTCGTATGCGAGTTGCCGTTCAACTATTCGATGGCGGATGGCCTTCTGTACATTGCGCGTGCAAAGGCACAGCCGGTGACTGTGGCACAGTCGGCCGGTTCCTAA
- a CDS encoding tetratricopeptide repeat protein — MNEPASTPHEPSPAAVDPGDMPLAPDEEIAELEKMLAAEPDDFQARCRLGELYFSKGRLDDALVEVKKSIEMAEGLRAEMNRSLAMYYSNLGTIYATKNMADEAQAEFKHALEVFPHDVLALFNLGRLHADKKQYLEAKSYYERLVEITPDDPIAWYNIAGVYVELDNPQVSDYNTIDMAIQCYLRTLELDPKHLEASFKLMDLALNHKKTDLAIRVMEDAVEQNPDEPLAYYNLINVYDKCKMFEQAEQTRQRLKDRFAKRAKESASS, encoded by the coding sequence ATGAACGAACCAGCCTCGACTCCTCACGAACCGAGCCCTGCAGCAGTCGATCCCGGCGATATGCCGCTGGCGCCGGATGAAGAAATCGCCGAACTCGAAAAGATGCTGGCGGCCGAACCGGACGATTTTCAAGCGCGCTGCCGGCTCGGAGAACTCTATTTCAGCAAGGGAAGGCTGGATGACGCCCTCGTCGAAGTCAAGAAATCCATCGAGATGGCGGAGGGGTTGCGGGCGGAAATGAATCGCTCACTCGCCATGTACTATTCGAACTTGGGTACGATCTACGCTACGAAGAACATGGCGGACGAGGCCCAAGCCGAGTTCAAACATGCGCTTGAAGTCTTCCCGCATGACGTGCTTGCCCTGTTCAACCTCGGACGGCTTCATGCGGACAAGAAACAGTACTTGGAGGCCAAGAGCTATTACGAACGCCTCGTGGAAATCACACCGGACGATCCGATCGCCTGGTACAACATCGCGGGCGTTTATGTCGAGTTGGATAATCCGCAGGTGTCGGACTACAACACTATCGATATGGCGATTCAGTGCTATCTCCGCACGCTGGAACTGGACCCGAAGCATCTGGAGGCCAGTTTCAAGCTGATGGATTTAGCACTCAACCATAAAAAGACGGATCTCGCCATCCGAGTTATGGAAGACGCCGTCGAACAAAATCCGGACGAGCCACTGGCCTACTACAACCTCATCAACGTGTACGACAAGTGCAAGATGTTCGAGCAGGCTGAACAGACCAGGCAGCGGCTCAAAGATCGATTTGCAAAACGGGCCAAGGAAAGCGCATCATCTTGA
- the tatA gene encoding twin-arginine translocase TatA/TatE family subunit: MFGSLGFTELILILVIVLIIFGAGKLPQLGEGIGKAIKGFKKSVHEADAIEAEAQAAQQQTAATPQQAIPAAPAPAAPVVEQHAATAQPASRG; this comes from the coding sequence ATGTTTGGGAGTCTTGGTTTCACAGAGTTGATCCTCATTCTTGTCATTGTGTTGATCATTTTCGGAGCGGGCAAGCTGCCGCAACTGGGTGAAGGGATCGGCAAGGCCATTAAGGGCTTCAAGAAGTCTGTGCACGAAGCCGATGCGATCGAAGCTGAAGCTCAGGCGGCCCAGCAGCAGACGGCGGCCACGCCTCAGCAGGCGATACCGGCTGCACCGGCGCCAGCCGCTCCTGTTGTCGAGCAGCATGCCGCGACCGCCCAACCGGCCTCGCGAGGATAG
- a CDS encoding ethylbenzene dehydrogenase-related protein translates to MVRMTTANRSRPLWLFFLSLLSVAGVLGGLGIPLVSSEGMIIRSQLVDGELPTTPEDAAWSKVPPMTLPLSGQVITRPVWPEPTARALTVRSLHNGTEIAFLLEWQDNTKNDRLTPGTFRDGVAIGLPLGDAPAFFCMGQLDHYINIWHWKADWQSDIDRRAARAGEKKSGEVRTFEVIPRRISSVEDLIGGGFSTLTTKEKQGRVQGKATWKDGVWHVVMRRPLSSDEQENEAKLIPGRIQTVSFAVWNGENKERNGQKAVAPWFQLVIDPVAKL, encoded by the coding sequence ATGGTGCGCATGACGACGGCTAACCGTTCTCGTCCCCTCTGGCTCTTCTTTCTCTCCCTTCTGAGTGTGGCAGGTGTGTTGGGAGGCCTCGGTATTCCTTTGGTAAGTTCAGAGGGTATGATCATCCGGTCGCAGCTCGTTGACGGGGAGTTGCCGACAACCCCAGAAGATGCGGCCTGGTCCAAGGTGCCACCGATGACCCTTCCGTTGAGCGGTCAGGTCATCACGAGGCCGGTCTGGCCGGAACCGACCGCCCGTGCCCTGACCGTGCGGTCGTTGCACAACGGCACCGAGATCGCGTTTCTGCTGGAATGGCAAGACAATACAAAGAACGACCGTCTGACGCCCGGGACCTTTCGAGACGGGGTCGCGATCGGACTTCCACTCGGCGATGCGCCGGCGTTCTTTTGCATGGGCCAACTTGATCACTACATCAACATTTGGCATTGGAAGGCGGACTGGCAGAGCGACATCGATCGACGGGCGGCTCGAGCCGGAGAAAAGAAAAGTGGCGAAGTACGCACGTTCGAAGTCATCCCTCGCCGGATCTCGTCGGTGGAGGATCTCATCGGCGGCGGGTTCAGTACGCTGACGACGAAAGAAAAGCAGGGACGGGTGCAGGGCAAGGCCACGTGGAAGGACGGTGTCTGGCACGTCGTCATGCGGCGGCCGCTCTCAAGCGACGAGCAGGAAAACGAAGCCAAGTTGATTCCCGGCCGAATCCAAACGGTGTCGTTTGCAGTCTGGAATGGGGAGAACAAGGAGCGGAACGGGCAGAAGGCCGTGGCGCCGTGGTTTCAGCTGGTGATCGATCCGGTTGCGAAACTGTAG
- a CDS encoding PDZ domain-containing protein, with amino-acid sequence MCVGLSLIMMVGGGVPADGWAADQEPMTVEEATRLGEEFGVIVGEVDEEIQKELKLQRPQGVAVFEVIGNSRADYAGIKVRSVIKEIDKKEIKNMIDFGRSIKVAMKECNFTLGTYEPADPGDPVGWGVNFHFVGCKRD; translated from the coding sequence ATGTGCGTTGGCCTTTCACTTATTATGATGGTGGGAGGAGGTGTGCCCGCTGACGGATGGGCGGCCGACCAGGAACCCATGACGGTCGAAGAGGCGACTCGACTGGGCGAAGAATTCGGGGTCATCGTGGGGGAAGTCGATGAAGAGATCCAGAAGGAGTTAAAGCTGCAGCGACCTCAGGGCGTCGCGGTATTTGAGGTAATTGGTAATTCTCGAGCCGATTATGCGGGGATTAAGGTGCGATCGGTCATTAAGGAAATCGATAAGAAAGAAATCAAGAACATGATCGACTTCGGGCGATCGATCAAGGTGGCGATGAAGGAATGTAACTTTACACTCGGGACCTACGAGCCCGCCGATCCGGGCGATCCGGTCGGGTGGGGTGTCAACTTTCACTTCGTCGGGTGTAAGCGGGATTAG
- a CDS encoding multiheme c-type cytochrome: MRIRHRLAVGLFLAIVVAVNGLYHGSAIAQKADGQAPADWIAEIEKVFIRSEDCKQCHDRHYEEWKGMREQTPDLKTFGRVDAALLHGTSLESPVFRTVLGVWMQTNPTAEERRRCLSCHVPSTTVFPQHAEKIVGQVLAGKPKIEGIGCASCHLIKQVESAPSPPPTFKIEPGKMIYGPYKDPEENLVHPATQSDLFRGANYCASCHFDKVKDVTQKDIPGEILQGTICQDCHMEPSTGSSTSKRGAMTRSIGRHWFRGVVIPGILLKNRNLQAEWMPRVDIDATKSASGVEGKALVKVGSLPHSFPDGDPVLKQFFLTITVKDAQGKVLSQETKQFGLPYDKILRGPIPDPFIKGGNTRKVPFSQAIPAGATAATVEAVLSYALIPTPDAALRDKYLATLANDKERDAAKNILDDYTQPRVLTYRAKTL; this comes from the coding sequence ATGCGCATCAGACACCGCTTAGCCGTCGGACTTTTTCTCGCCATCGTGGTAGCCGTCAATGGCCTGTACCATGGGTCCGCGATTGCGCAGAAGGCTGACGGTCAGGCACCGGCCGACTGGATAGCAGAGATCGAAAAAGTCTTCATTCGGTCGGAAGACTGCAAACAGTGTCATGACCGGCACTATGAAGAATGGAAGGGCATGCGGGAGCAGACGCCCGATCTGAAGACGTTCGGTCGGGTCGATGCCGCGCTGCTGCACGGCACCTCGCTGGAGTCTCCGGTATTCCGCACCGTCCTGGGTGTCTGGATGCAGACGAATCCGACCGCCGAGGAGCGGCGTCGCTGCCTGTCCTGCCACGTGCCTTCCACGACGGTATTTCCGCAGCATGCTGAAAAAATTGTCGGGCAGGTGTTAGCTGGAAAACCAAAGATCGAAGGGATCGGCTGCGCCTCCTGCCATTTGATCAAGCAAGTTGAGTCGGCGCCGAGTCCTCCTCCAACGTTCAAAATTGAGCCAGGGAAGATGATCTACGGCCCGTACAAAGATCCGGAAGAGAATCTCGTCCACCCGGCCACGCAATCCGACCTCTTCCGCGGCGCAAACTACTGCGCCTCCTGTCATTTCGATAAGGTCAAGGACGTGACGCAGAAGGATATTCCGGGAGAAATTCTGCAAGGTACGATCTGCCAGGATTGCCACATGGAGCCGTCGACCGGCAGTTCGACGTCCAAACGCGGCGCGATGACGCGATCCATCGGCCGGCATTGGTTCCGTGGCGTCGTGATTCCCGGCATTCTGCTCAAGAACAGAAATCTTCAGGCGGAATGGATGCCGCGTGTCGACATCGATGCGACCAAATCCGCCTCGGGTGTCGAAGGCAAGGCCTTGGTCAAAGTGGGAAGCCTGCCCCACAGTTTTCCGGACGGTGATCCGGTCTTGAAGCAATTCTTCCTCACGATCACGGTCAAAGACGCTCAAGGCAAGGTCTTGAGTCAGGAGACGAAGCAATTTGGACTGCCCTACGACAAGATTCTGCGCGGGCCGATTCCCGATCCGTTCATCAAAGGCGGAAATACAAGAAAGGTCCCGTTCTCACAAGCAATCCCTGCCGGGGCCACGGCGGCGACGGTCGAGGCTGTCCTGAGTTATGCCTTGATCCCAACGCCGGATGCTGCATTGCGCGACAAGTATCTGGCGACACTGGCGAACGACAAAGAACGGGATGCGGCAAAGAACATTCTCGACGACTATACCCAACCGCGTGTGCTGACCTATCGAGCCAAAACCTTGTAG